cctaccactgcagcacacacaacTGCAGCAGCTACAACTGCCGCGCCaaccactgcagcacacacaactgcagcacctaccactggAGCACCTATCACCATAGCACACACAACTACAGCACCAACAACAGCAGctacaactgcagcacccacaactgcagcacccatCAATGCAGGacccaccactgcagcacccaccactgcagcacctaccactggAGCAGCTACCACTGTAGCACCTACAACTGTAGCacccacaactgcagcaccaacaacagcagcagctaccaCTGTAGCACACACAACTGCAGCGCCCACAACTGCAGCAGCTACCACTGCCTcacctaccactgcagcacacacaactgcagcacccaccactgtagcacccaccactgcagctcctacaactgcagcacctaccactgtAGCACCTACCACTGGAGcacctaccactgcagcacctaccactgcagcacccacAACTGAAGCACCCACTactgcagcacccaccactgcagcaccCACAACTGCAGAACCCACCACTGCAGTACCCACtactgcagcacctaccactgccgcacctacaactgcagcacccacaACTGCAGCAGCTACCACTGCCGcacctaccactgcagcacccaccactgcagctcctacaactgcagcacccaccactgcAGGACCCACCACTCCAGCACCTACCACTGGAGCACCTCcaactgcagcacccaccactgccgcacacacaactgcagcacctaccactggAGCACCCACCACTATAGcacacacaactgcagcaccaacaactgcagctcctaCCACTGTAGCGctcacaactgcagcacctaccactggAGCACCTACCACTGGAGCACCTACAACTGTAGCACCCACCACTGTAGcacacacaactgcagcacctaccactggAGCACCTACCACCATAGcacacacaactgcagcaccaacaactgcagctcctaCCATTGTAGCgcccacaactgcagcacctaccactgtAGCGCCAACAACTGTAGCGCCTACAACTGCAGCAGctacaactgcagcacccaccactgtagcacccacaactgcagcaccaacaacagcagcagctaccactgccgcacctaccactgcagcacacacaacTGCAGCAGCTACAACTGCCGCGCCaaccactgcagcacacacaactgcagcaccaacaacagcagcaactaCCACTGTAGCACACACAACTGCAGCAGCTACCACTGCCGcacctaccactgcagcacacacaactgcagcacctaccactgtagcacccaccactgcagcacccaccactgcagctcctacaactgcagcacctaccactggAGCACCTACCACTGGAGcacctaccactgcagcacctaccactgcagcacccacAACTGAAGCACCCACTactgcagcacccaccactgcagcaccCACAACTGCAGAACCCACCACTGCAGGACCCACCAatgcagcacctaccactggAGCACCTACAACTGTAGCACCCACaactgcagcaacaacaacagcagcagctacaaCTGCCGcacctaccactgcagcacacacaacTGCAGCAGCTACCACTGCCGCACCTACCACTACAgcacccaccactgcagctcctacaactgcagcacccaccactgcagcaccCTCCACTGTAGcaccaacaacagcagcagctaccaCTGCCGCACTtaccactgcagcacccaccactgcagctcctacaactgcagcacccaccactgcaggacccaccactgcagcacctaccactggagcacctacaactgcagcacccaccactgTAGCAtacacaactgcagcacctaccactggAGCACCTACCACTGGAGCacctacaactgcagcacccaccactgtagcacacacaactgcagcacctaccactgcagcacctaccaccatagcacacacaactgcatcaccaacaactgcagctcctaCCACTGTAGCgcccacaactgcagcacctaccactgtAGCGCCAACAACTGTAGCGCCTACAACTGCAGCAGCTACAACTGCAGCATCCACCACTGTAGCacccacaactgcagcaccaacacaagcagcagctaccactgccgcacctaccactgcagcacacacaacTGCAGCAGCTACAACTGCCGCGCCaaccactgcagcacacacaactgcagcacctaccactggAGCACCTATCACCATAGCACACACAACTACAGCACCAACAACAGCAGctacaactgcagcacccacaactgcagcacccatCAATGCAGGacccaccactgcagcacccaccactgcagcacctaccactggAGCAgctaccactgcagcacctacaACTGTAGCacccacaactgcagcaccaacaacagcagcagctaccaCTGTAGCACACACAACTGCAGCGCCCACAACTGCAGCAGCTACCACTGCCGcacctaccactgcagcacacacaactgcagcacccaccactgtagcacccaccactgcagctcctacaactgcagcacctaccactgtAGCACCTACCACTGGAGcacctaccactgcagcacctaccactgcagcacccacAACTGAAGCACCCACTactgcagcacccaccactgcagcaccCACAACTGCAGAACCCACCACTGCAGTACCCACtactgcagcacctaccactgccgcacctacaactgcagcacccacaACTGCAGCAGCTACCACTGCCGcacctaccactgcagcacccaccactgcagctcctacaactgcagcacccaccactgcAGGACCCACCACTCCAGCACCTACCACTGGAGCACCTCcaactgcagcacccaccactgccgcacacacaactgcagcacctaccactggAGCACCCACCACTATAGcacacacaactgcagcaccaacaactgcagctcctaCCACTGTAGCGctcacaactgcagcacctaccactgtAGTGCCAACAACTGTAGCGCCTACAACTGCAGCAGctacaactgcagcacccaccactgcagcacccaccactgGAGCACCTACAACTGCAACACCCACCACTGTAGCACCCACatctgctgcaccaacaacagcagcagctaccactgccgcacctaccactgcagcacccaccactgcagcatccaccactgcagctcctacAACTTCAGCATCCACCACTGCAGGACCAACAACAGCAGCACCTACCACAGCAGCAGCTACCACTGCAATTCCTACAACTGTAGCGCCAACAACTGTAGCGCCTACAACTGCAGCGCCCACAACTGCAGCGCCTACCACAGCAGCAGCTACCACTGCAGCCCCCACAACTTCAGCacctacaactgcagcacccacaACTGTAGcaccaacaacagcagcagctacaaGTGCCGCACCTTCCACTGCAGAacccacaactgcagcacccaccactgTAGGACCCACAACTGCAGCgcctaccactgcagcacctacaACTTCATCATTAACAACTCGTGGGTTAACAACAAGTGGTGGTTCTGTTACAACAAGAGGGTCGACAACAATTGGTTCCATAGTGACCCAAGCTTCCTCACCAGTTTTTACTCTTGCAGCAACCTTGGAAGAACCTTTTGTGGAAGAACTCAGTGACCCAAACAGTGTTCAATTCAAAGCACTTGAAGTACAAGTTGTAACAGTGGTTCGTAAAATTTAAGTTTCTGATTattcaaaatgcatttcaagGCAAATTCCTTTAAGCTTTTGCTTTATTTGATTCAGGGGCTTCTTCCATTGGACTCATTTCTTTTGCCTTTTATTTCCCTTCACAGTGTGATATAATCTACCGTGCAAGATTTGGTTTTTCCTTTATTCGCACCATTTTGTTACGATTCAGGTAATACTCCAAGCCTTGAAAGCATTGttctgaatacattttcttaTAACTGAAAGAGTACATTGTTGGTTTTGAGTCTCAACTTAAGTGAGTTTTGCAGTAACtatgaatgttaaaaaacatgCATCAAAACACATTCTAAATAGCTGGAAAAATCTGATtaagttttgtgtgtttttcttcttattaaTTTAGACTTGCAATAGTAAGGACTCGAATGGAAGGCACTCGAGCGGAGGTTGCTCTCGTGTTCAACAATACAGTTACAGAAGAACAAATCCCTGCAGAGGTTGAATTGGTAAAAACTTTACAAGACGCTTTGGATAACCCCAACAATACGTTCAACATCTCTGTTGATCCAGCGACCATTGAAGTCATGCGTAAgtaacaatgttttaaattttgttattattataatgtatttgatgttttttcttcttcatcttctaaaaTATAATCTGTTCATTTGGGATTTTGTTAATCTTTGTTTATATGCAGGTATAGAACCCAAGTTTAGCAtttatgaaacaaacatttccaaGACATATGAAAATAATAGCTTTAGTTCAGTTACATTCATGAAGCCTCCAAATACGTCTTGAATCCTTCATTGAATTCgtccattttttttgtattactgGTTTTTAAGAAgagcatacattttctgaagTTAGTGACTGTTCTGTACATCAGTTAATCTTATGTTTTTTCAAAATCTGAATGACTATTGACATAAAGTATATTATTAACTGCCATTTTGAACATTAAAGAATTAAAGTTAAATAGAAGGGCTTCCTAGCATAAATGAAAGAGTGTTAACGCAAATTTGATTTTATTGGGGTTGAGAGATTGAAAATTATGTTATGTGTAAGTGTTCCTTTATATAGGCATAAAGGGAACTTAAATTATGAGCAGCCAACTTTATCTaatatttttcatgtgttttacaGGAGATACAAATACAACTACAAGTTCTCCAACTGCAGCCCAGACTTCAATTGCAACAATGTCCTCTGTAACAACAGTTTTGGCAACAACTGAACAACTTGTGACACGGACACTGACTTTCCGCTCTGCTGGAGAGACATTTACAATTGACTTGCTGAATCCATCTTCTTCAGAATTTATCAATCGAGCTGCAATGATCAAATCTACTGTAAGTCTCTAGCTCTCAAGATGATCTGCATACAACTGACAAATCACATTAAACACTacccattcaaaaatgtttttaaaaatgaaaaaggatctCTTATTAAGGCCTTTTTCCTAAACATAAACTTAATGACCCACATCTTGGAGCTTTCTTTTCATGTCAGCCTGGCAGCACTCACAAGATCTAGGTTCTTGGTCCTGCTTGTGTTAACACTGTGTTAACAAATTGGGAAATTTTGgatatcatttttaaatagaTATATTATGAAACTATCAAGGCCaatgttggttttgttttactgctctgtgtgtttaggtCAGAGAACAGTAAAGAGAATGTTAACATTTACATgtgtaaatatttaactttatgcATTGTGCATTTAAAAGTCGAGCCCCACCAAAAGAGAAGGCTCAACTGAAGCAGTCAAAAAAGGGAAGCGGCTTCAAATCTCACACCACTTAACAGCTCGTTGGTTCCATGTGTGTCCCACAGTTGGCACCCCCAAACGACATCACGGCTGTTTGTCCGAATCTCCCACTGCTTACTTTTTCTATAAATTAAAGTGAAGACCGTTAAGAACCTCACAGATACTTGAATGAAGGAATTTGGAAAGTGTTATTCTTGAAACAATGTATAGTGTAGTGAAAGTACACCATAAGAGTGCTGAGCTTAATGGACTtggatttgtttcttttatccCTGCAGCTTGAACCAGTCTACAAGGCAACATTCTCTTCATTCAGGAACTTGACTGTGACTTCATTCAGGTAATTTGTCCCTGTTCTATCGATATGATCAaggggatgtttttttattaatttgttgAAAACTAAAACAGTATTTCTTCTGTATTTCTAATGCAGTAATGGATCGATTTTCAACAACATGGACCTTTCATTTGCAAACATGAATGTTCCTAATGGCACTCAGATTGCAAATGTTTTGGTTGCAGCAGCTTCAGATATCACAGCCTTTAACATTGACACCAGCTCAATATTTGTGAATGGCATACGTaagttatataaataaataaataaccctGTAAATTGAATTTATTATTTcatcagaaaagaaaatacacagGCAGAAGAAATAGTTGTATGTTCAAACAACAACTTAAtttctttttccccctcttttacAGAAGTTTCAGGCGGAGCG
This portion of the Labrus bergylta chromosome 22, fLabBer1.1, whole genome shotgun sequence genome encodes:
- the LOC136177352 gene encoding mucin-22-like gives rise to the protein MKLGLTLSISLILIAITTTAAQSTATTAAPTNAAPTTAAPTTAAPTTSAPTTAAHTTAAATTAALTNVAHTTAAPTTGAPTTIAHTTAAPTTAAPSTVAPTTAAPTTVAPATAAPTTAAATTVAPTTAAHTTAAATTAAPTTAAPTTAAPTTAVPTTEAPTSVAPTTAAATTAAPTTAAPTTAGPTTAVPTTAAPTTGAPTTAAPTTVAPTTTAPTTAAATTVAHTTVAPTTAAPKTAAATTVAHTTAAPTTAAAKTATLTTAAPTTAAATTAALTTAAHTTAAATTAAPTTAGPTTAAPTIGAPTTAAPTTVAPTTAAATTAALITAAPSTVAPTTAAATTAALITAAPTTAAPTTAAPTTAGPTTAAPTIGAPTTAAPTTVAHTTAAPTTGEATTAAPTTEAHTTAAPTTGAPTTISHTTAAPTTAAPTTVAPTTAAPTTAAPTTVAPTTAAATNAAPTTVAPTTAAATTAAPTTVAPTTAAATSAALTTAAHTTATPTTAEPTTAAPTTAAPTTVAHTTAAPTTVVPTTVAPTTAAATTAAPTTVAPTTAAATSAAPTTVAPATAAPTTAVATTVAPITAAPTTAAPTTAAPTTEASTSVAPTTAAATTPAPTTAAPTTAGPTTAAPTTGAPTTAAPTTVAPTTTAPTTAAATTVAHTTVAPTTTAPTTAAATTVTHTTVAPTTAAPTTAAATTVAHTTAAPTTAAATTATPTTAAPTTAAATTAALTTAAHTTAAATTATPTTAAPTTAAPTTAAPTTAAPTTGAPTAATPTTVAHTTAAPTTGAPTTAAPTTEAHTTAAPTTGAPTTIAHTTAAPTTAGPTTVAPTTAAPTTVAPTTVAPTTAAATTAAHTTAGPTTAVPTTAAPTTGAPTTAAPTTVAPTTAAPTTAEPTTAVPTTAAPTSAAPTTAAPTTAAATTAAPTTAAPTTAAPTTAATTTAGPTNAAPTTGAPTTVAPTTAATTTAAATTAAPTTAAHTTAAATTAAPTTTAPTTAAPTTAAPTTAAPSTVAPTTAAATTAALTTAAPTTAAPTTAAPTTAGPTTAAPTTGAPTTAAPTTVAHTTAAPTTGAPTTGAPTTAAPTTVAHTTAAPTTAAPTTIAHTTAAPTTAAPTTVAPTTAAPTTVAPTTVAPTTAAATTAASTTVAPTTAAPTQAAATTAAPTTAAHTTAAATTAAPTTAAHTTAAPTTGAPITIAHTTTAPTTAATTAAPTTAAPINAGPTTAAPTTAAPTTGAATTVAPTTVAPTTAAPTTAAATTVAHTTAAPTTAAATTASPTTAAHTTAAPTTVAPTTAAPTTAAPTTVAPTTGAPTTAAPTTAAPTTEAPTTAAPTTAAPTTAEPTTAVPTTAAPTTAAPTTAAPTTAAATTAAPTTAAPTTAAPTTAAPTTAGPTTPAPTTGAPPTAAPTTAAHTTAAPTTGAPTTIAHTTAAPTTAAPTTVALTTAAPTTGAPTTGAPTTVAPTTVAHTTAAPTTGAPTTIAHTTAAPTTAAPTIVAPTTAAPTTVAPTTVAPTTAAATTAAPTTVAPTTAAPTTAAATTAAPTTAAHTTAAATTAAPTTAAHTTAAPTTAATTTVAHTTAAATTAAPTTAAHTTAAPTTVAPTTAAPTTAAPTTAAPTTGAPTTGAPTTAAPTTAAPTTEAPTTAAPTTAAPTTAEPTTAGPTNAAPTTGAPTTVAPTTAATTTAAATTAAPTTAAHTTAAATTAAPTTTAPTTAAPTTAAPTTAAPSTVAPTTAAATTAALTTAAPTTAAPTTAAPTTAGPTTAAPTTGAPTTAAPTTVAYTTAAPTTGAPTTGAPTTAAPTTVAHTTAAPTTAAPTTIAHTTASPTTAAPTTVAPTTAAPTTVAPTTVAPTTAAATTAASTTVAPTTAAPTQAAATTAAPTTAAHTTAAATTAAPTTAAHTTAAPTTGAPITIAHTTTAPTTAATTAAPTTAAPINAGPTTAAPTTAAPTTGAATTAAPTTVAPTTAAPTTAAATTVAHTTAAPTTAAATTAAPTTAAHTTAAPTTVAPTTAAPTTAAPTTVAPTTGAPTTAAPTTAAPTTEAPTTAAPTTAAPTTAEPTTAVPTTAAPTTAAPTTAAPTTAAATTAAPTTAAPTTAAPTTAAPTTAGPTTPAPTTGAPPTAAPTTAAHTTAAPTTGAPTTIAHTTAAPTTAAPTTVALTTAAPTTVVPTTVAPTTAAATTAAPTTAAPTTGAPTTATPTTVAPTSAAPTTAAATTAAPTTAAPTTAASTTAAPTTSASTTAGPTTAAPTTAAATTAIPTTVAPTTVAPTTAAPTTAAPTTAAATTAAPTTSAPTTAAPTTVAPTTAAATSAAPSTAEPTTAAPTTVGPTTAAPTTAAPTTSSLTTRGLTTSGGSVTTRGSTTIGSIVTQASSPVFTLAATLEEPFVEELSDPNSVQFKALEVQVVTVCDIIYRARFGFSFIRTILLRFRLAIVRTRMEGTRAEVALVFNNTVTEEQIPAEVELVKTLQDALDNPNNTFNISVDPATIEVMRDTNTTTSSPTAAQTSIATMSSVTTVLATTEQLVTRTLTFRSAGETFTIDLLNPSSSEFINRAAMIKSTLEPVYKATFSSFRNLTVTSFSNGSIFNNMDLSFANMNVPNGTQIANVLVAAASDITAFNIDTSSIFVNGIQVSGGASHKISLLTASFLVLLSLLLSNQQ